One genomic window of Evansella cellulosilytica DSM 2522 includes the following:
- a CDS encoding transposase — protein sequence MARQARKKSRTGIYHIMWRGVNGQEIFHDDKDRYTFLDILLKYKEEMGLSVYAWCLMSNHVHLLIKEGNESISTTMKRIGVSYVSHYNWKYSTRGALFQDRFRSENVETEKYMRTVVRYIHQNPVKAKLVNEVQWWRWSSCNEYYGGKVYPAKLLDEAFILGLFSDDVVLGRALFKEYNERKNDDECLEESVYVKRLSEAAVRTEMEKVLGPVGITQVKSLSKKKRTTLLRNIKKIDGISQKQISRILGISPNLVYKA from the coding sequence ATGGCTCGACAGGCACGTAAAAAAAGTAGAACAGGTATTTATCATATTATGTGGAGAGGAGTGAATGGACAAGAGATTTTTCATGACGATAAAGATAGGTATACATTTCTCGATATATTATTGAAATATAAAGAGGAGATGGGATTAAGTGTATATGCGTGGTGCTTAATGAGTAATCATGTGCACTTACTTATAAAGGAAGGAAACGAAAGTATTTCAACAACGATGAAGCGGATTGGCGTTAGTTATGTCTCTCATTATAACTGGAAATATAGTACGCGTGGTGCTTTATTTCAAGATAGGTTCCGGAGTGAGAATGTCGAAACGGAAAAATATATGCGTACAGTAGTGAGATATATTCATCAAAATCCTGTGAAGGCAAAGTTAGTGAACGAGGTCCAATGGTGGCGCTGGAGTAGCTGTAATGAATACTATGGAGGCAAAGTTTATCCGGCAAAACTACTTGATGAGGCATTTATTTTAGGGTTGTTTTCAGACGATGTAGTTCTAGGCCGGGCATTGTTTAAAGAATACAACGAACGGAAAAATGATGACGAATGCCTCGAGGAAAGTGTATATGTCAAAAGGCTGTCAGAAGCAGCAGTAAGAACAGAAATGGAAAAGGTGCTTGGTCCTGTAGGTATAACACAAGTAAAAAGCCTATCAAAGAAAAAAAGAACAACCCTATTAAGAAATATAAAAAAAATAGATGGAATATCCCAGAAGCAAATATCCAGAATACTAGGAATCTCTCCAAACTTAGTTTATAAAGCATAG
- a CDS encoding helix-turn-helix domain-containing protein has product MPKYNDELKIKVVKEYQEGILGFRRLAKKHHIKSKSLVERWVKIYEKFGEEGIKSNGHKGTYSVQFKLDVLSFIKRTGTSETQTALHFGLDSPTLIASWKKSFREDKAEALDRTRGRGTMSDRPKNKTRKI; this is encoded by the coding sequence ATGCCTAAATATAATGATGAATTAAAGATTAAAGTCGTTAAAGAATATCAAGAAGGAATTCTAGGCTTCAGGCGTCTAGCCAAAAAGCATCATATTAAATCAAAATCATTGGTTGAAAGATGGGTGAAGATATATGAGAAGTTCGGAGAAGAAGGAATAAAAAGTAATGGGCATAAGGGAACTTATTCTGTTCAATTTAAGCTAGATGTATTAAGCTTTATTAAAAGAACAGGAACTTCAGAAACCCAAACAGCCCTCCATTTTGGGTTAGATAGTCCCACTTTAATTGCTTCATGGAAAAAATCTTTTCGTGAAGATAAGGCTGAAGCCCTGGATCGAACGAGAGGACGAGGTACCATGTCTGATAGACCTAAGAACAAAACAAGAAAAATATAA
- a CDS encoding IS3 family transposase: protein MGIPESSYHYHIKVMKKDNPDQALEELIQSIFDEHNGNYGYRRIHLELRNQGYQINHKKVQRIMQKLGLKVTKFCRKSRKYSSYKGPVGKVAPNRINRRFHTIVSHQKLTTDITELKCLGGAKLYLNPIMDLFNSEILSFGISTRPNLQLVLEPLVETLEIIKDAKYRTTLHSDQGWHSQHKNWVGLLKENNVFQSMSRKGNCLDNSPMENFFGLLKQEIYHGEALCTYEELKGKIEDYIDYYNHKRIKKKLAGKSPVQYRLHTSQLVA, encoded by the coding sequence GTGGGAATACCAGAATCCTCTTACCATTATCATATAAAAGTGATGAAGAAAGACAACCCAGATCAGGCACTTGAAGAGTTAATCCAATCCATCTTCGATGAGCACAACGGGAATTATGGTTATCGTCGCATTCATCTAGAATTGAGAAACCAAGGTTACCAAATTAATCACAAGAAGGTTCAACGCATCATGCAAAAATTAGGACTTAAAGTAACTAAGTTCTGTAGAAAATCACGCAAGTATAGTTCTTACAAAGGTCCTGTGGGCAAAGTAGCCCCAAACCGTATAAATCGCCGTTTTCATACGATTGTATCCCATCAAAAACTAACTACAGATATCACAGAATTAAAATGTTTAGGTGGGGCGAAATTATATTTAAATCCAATTATGGACTTGTTTAATAGTGAAATACTTTCGTTTGGAATCAGCACGCGTCCAAATCTTCAACTTGTGTTAGAACCTTTAGTAGAAACCCTTGAAATCATAAAGGATGCAAAGTATAGAACAACCCTTCACTCAGATCAAGGTTGGCATTCTCAACATAAAAATTGGGTGGGACTCCTTAAAGAAAATAACGTTTTTCAGAGTATGTCTAGAAAAGGTAATTGTTTGGATAATTCGCCAATGGAGAACTTTTTTGGTCTACTAAAGCAAGAAATATATCACGGAGAGGCTTTGTGTACTTACGAAGAATTAAAAGGAAAAATCGAAGATTATATAGATTACTATAATCACAAGCGCATTAAAAAGAAATTAGCTGGGAAGAGTCCGGTTCAATACCGCCTCCACACCAGCCAATTAGTAGCTTAA
- a CDS encoding amidase, with product MMKNFVYEKYDGLGLAELIKRKEVTKLEVLEAAIEKIEQLNPKLNAVIHKMYDQAKNEAQVNTSAEGIFAGVPMLLKDITQEIAGEPITSGSKAFQNYKAKQDATYTKLLRQTGAIFIGQTNVPEFALMGITEPLQYGPTRNPWNTDHTPGGSSGGSASAVASGMVPIAGANDGGGSIRIPGAYCNLFGLKPTRGRTPTGPTFGRHWQGASADHVLTRTVRDSAAMLDVLSYHEKGAAFLAPPFTGSYLQAMYEPIKRPLTIAFSTQSPLGTTVDDECKTAVIKAMQLLEDMGHHVEEITAPVNGETIAKSYLTMYFGEVAATIASLENTLGRKVKMSDVEPTTWLLGLIGKSISAQEFVLHLREWDKAAFSMEKFHEKYDLYVTPTTAFPPARIGEMKLSRTEDFLVKLVGRLNAGKLLKQTGVVQNIAEKNLERTPFTQLANLTGQPAMTVPMHFTKEGLPCGVQFMAAKGQEKLLFQLASTMEEHSKKANGDGPRLPV from the coding sequence ATGATGAAAAATTTCGTTTATGAAAAGTATGACGGACTTGGTTTAGCGGAGTTAATTAAACGTAAAGAAGTAACAAAACTCGAGGTGCTAGAAGCAGCAATTGAAAAAATCGAGCAGTTAAACCCTAAACTAAATGCAGTGATCCACAAAATGTATGATCAAGCGAAAAATGAAGCACAAGTAAATACGAGTGCTGAAGGAATTTTCGCTGGTGTTCCAATGTTATTAAAGGACATTACGCAAGAAATTGCTGGCGAACCTATCACTTCAGGTTCAAAGGCATTCCAGAACTACAAAGCAAAGCAAGATGCAACTTATACGAAGCTCCTCCGTCAGACTGGTGCGATCTTCATCGGACAAACGAACGTACCAGAATTTGCGCTAATGGGAATCACCGAACCTCTTCAATACGGACCTACACGAAACCCTTGGAACACAGACCACACCCCTGGTGGATCAAGCGGTGGATCTGCTTCAGCGGTCGCCTCTGGGATGGTCCCAATTGCTGGTGCAAACGATGGGGGAGGGTCTATTAGAATTCCAGGTGCATACTGTAATTTATTCGGTTTAAAACCAACTCGAGGAAGAACGCCGACCGGACCTACTTTTGGACGTCACTGGCAAGGCGCATCCGCAGACCATGTTCTCACTAGAACTGTTCGCGATAGTGCTGCAATGCTAGACGTTTTATCCTATCACGAAAAAGGCGCAGCATTTTTAGCTCCGCCATTCACCGGAAGTTATCTCCAGGCAATGTATGAACCTATCAAAAGACCATTAACCATCGCCTTTTCTACACAGTCTCCATTAGGAACAACTGTAGACGATGAATGTAAAACAGCTGTAATTAAGGCAATGCAACTATTAGAGGACATGGGGCATCATGTAGAAGAAATCACAGCCCCAGTTAATGGAGAAACGATTGCGAAAAGCTACTTAACAATGTATTTCGGTGAAGTTGCAGCTACAATAGCTTCATTAGAAAACACACTCGGAAGGAAAGTGAAAATGAGTGATGTCGAGCCGACAACGTGGTTACTCGGATTAATAGGGAAAAGTATATCGGCCCAAGAGTTTGTACTGCATTTAAGAGAATGGGACAAAGCAGCATTTTCTATGGAGAAGTTTCATGAAAAATATGACCTATATGTGACACCAACAACAGCCTTTCCACCAGCAAGAATTGGGGAAATGAAGTTAAGTCGTACGGAGGACTTCCTAGTAAAACTAGTCGGACGCTTAAATGCTGGTAAACTATTAAAGCAGACAGGAGTCGTTCAAAATATTGCTGAGAAAAACCTAGAAAGAACACCTTTTACACAATTAGCAAATTTAACAGGCCAACCGGCTATGACTGTTCCTATGCATTTCACTAAGGAAGGACTCCCGTGCGGTGTACAATTTATGGCAGCTAAAGGCCAAGAAAAACTGCTCTTCCAACTAGCCTCAACCATGGAGGAACACAGTAAAAAGGCTAACGGGGACGGACCTCGTTTGCCAGTTTGA
- a CDS encoding YhgE/Pip domain-containing protein, whose product MKNIWGIFKQDIRNIKRVPLVGILLIGLAVLPSFYAWFNISAAWDPYSNTEGIQVAIVNEDKGAEIEGAYINIGDELVDNLSSNENLGWDFVSREEAEKGVEYGDYYASIYIDEKFSDDLAQILTGDPKQANVHYEVNDKINAIAPKMTSAGASTIVNQINEQILEETSKAIFQELDKIGVRLEDELPTFRRMNATLSNIDESFPDIIEFADWIIEADENWHKVEEQLDQFLTIEEFIPQIQSGAEEIVRLDHNFSRINELAAGIIQLEQAIPEIEQALEEVETYQQHFSELHEHFIKAHELTTTAEENIKTAKNKLPSSQAISESTELYINELNDALKATLEVIIPVTNTFTQQILFINETASDINQIMDNGIEEGSLEKQVELLTHLNEEVSSHIRQLENAISMYTHLYNLTGEEDILVIVERLEELVEGLSSLQEKLEDVVNQLEEGEQPGEEFLTSIQEKTKLVEEKTNTINLVFNENSIESTYEKIEWRLVENFEIEDANALIESMEQILYEAEEITKNVSDELQLIIERFPEIELRINELVDILHDDLPTVIHVIEALSSFIKNDLPLIENQVHQLATMAENDLPNVEERYGDISKILEENRGAVKQAINDLSEFSRNTLPEVEEMVSETAGRLQKVEEEEWLSEIIAFLRNDLDEESSFFANPVQLTEEELFPIPNYGSANVPFYTTLSLWVGALLLSNLVSTNVHAADRREEYTLRDIYFGRMILFILVGILQGVIVSVGNLFILGTYAAHPFLLVLFSVIIAVIFMTIVYTCASILGNIGKALAIILLVLQLSSGGGTFPIEVTPNFYQTIHPFMPFSYAIDLLREAVGGAITFLVWKNIMHLLVFWLIALAIGHMLKPLLAARIEETYKKSKSSRLIE is encoded by the coding sequence ATGAAAAACATATGGGGGATTTTTAAGCAAGACATTCGTAATATTAAACGAGTTCCTTTAGTGGGGATTCTTTTAATCGGACTAGCGGTGCTTCCTTCCTTTTATGCATGGTTTAACATTAGTGCTGCATGGGATCCATATTCAAATACTGAAGGAATACAAGTGGCTATTGTTAATGAGGATAAAGGAGCAGAAATAGAGGGAGCGTATATTAATATTGGTGACGAGCTTGTTGATAATCTTTCTTCTAATGAAAACTTAGGCTGGGATTTTGTCTCGAGAGAAGAAGCGGAAAAGGGGGTAGAATACGGAGATTACTATGCCAGCATTTATATTGACGAAAAGTTCTCCGATGATTTAGCACAAATTCTCACTGGAGATCCGAAACAAGCGAATGTCCACTACGAAGTGAATGATAAAATAAACGCGATTGCACCGAAGATGACTTCAGCAGGGGCGTCAACGATTGTAAATCAAATAAATGAGCAAATATTGGAGGAAACATCAAAGGCTATTTTTCAAGAGCTAGATAAAATTGGTGTGCGACTAGAGGATGAACTGCCTACTTTTCGGAGAATGAATGCTACTCTAAGTAATATTGACGAGTCCTTCCCTGACATCATCGAATTTGCCGATTGGATTATTGAGGCTGATGAAAATTGGCACAAGGTGGAAGAGCAACTCGATCAATTTTTAACAATAGAGGAGTTTATTCCTCAAATACAAAGCGGTGCAGAAGAAATTGTTAGACTAGATCACAATTTTTCAAGAATCAATGAATTAGCTGCAGGAATAATCCAGCTTGAACAGGCAATTCCAGAAATAGAGCAAGCGCTTGAAGAAGTGGAAACGTATCAACAGCATTTTAGTGAGCTCCACGAACATTTTATAAAAGCACATGAATTGACAACTACTGCAGAAGAAAACATCAAGACTGCCAAAAATAAACTTCCATCTAGTCAAGCAATATCAGAATCTACAGAGCTGTATATCAATGAATTAAATGATGCATTAAAAGCTACGTTGGAAGTCATCATTCCTGTGACGAACACATTCACACAACAAATCCTTTTCATTAATGAAACAGCCTCCGACATTAATCAAATTATGGACAACGGAATTGAAGAGGGATCACTGGAAAAACAAGTTGAGCTTCTAACGCATCTAAATGAAGAGGTATCTTCCCATATACGTCAGTTAGAAAATGCTATTAGTATGTACACACACCTCTACAATCTGACTGGAGAAGAAGACATTCTCGTGATCGTTGAACGATTGGAAGAACTAGTAGAAGGACTATCTTCCTTGCAAGAAAAACTAGAGGATGTAGTAAACCAGCTAGAAGAAGGAGAGCAACCGGGAGAAGAGTTTCTCACTTCGATTCAAGAAAAAACCAAGCTAGTTGAAGAAAAAACGAATACGATAAATCTCGTTTTCAATGAAAATAGTATAGAAAGCACGTATGAAAAAATAGAATGGAGATTAGTAGAAAATTTCGAGATTGAGGATGCTAATGCGCTTATAGAAAGTATGGAGCAAATACTTTACGAAGCGGAAGAAATAACAAAAAACGTTTCGGATGAACTTCAATTGATCATTGAACGTTTTCCTGAAATCGAATTACGAATCAATGAACTCGTTGACATACTACATGATGATTTACCAACAGTGATTCATGTAATAGAAGCATTAAGTAGTTTTATAAAAAACGATTTGCCGCTTATTGAAAACCAAGTTCATCAATTAGCAACGATGGCTGAAAATGATCTTCCGAATGTTGAAGAAAGGTATGGAGACATATCAAAGATACTTGAAGAAAATAGAGGTGCTGTTAAGCAAGCAATCAATGACCTCTCTGAATTTAGTCGCAATACGTTGCCAGAGGTAGAAGAGATGGTAAGTGAAACGGCGGGGCGTTTACAAAAAGTGGAAGAGGAGGAATGGTTAAGTGAAATTATCGCATTTCTTCGTAATGACTTAGATGAGGAAAGCAGCTTTTTTGCTAATCCAGTTCAGCTAACAGAGGAGGAGTTATTCCCAATTCCAAACTATGGATCAGCTAATGTTCCGTTTTATACGACGTTAAGTCTATGGGTAGGAGCACTACTACTATCTAATCTCGTTAGTACAAATGTACATGCTGCAGACAGACGAGAGGAGTATACATTACGGGATATTTATTTTGGTAGAATGATCTTATTTATACTTGTTGGCATCCTCCAAGGAGTAATCGTGAGCGTAGGGAATCTCTTTATATTAGGAACGTATGCAGCACATCCGTTTTTACTCGTTCTCTTTTCCGTTATCATCGCAGTCATTTTTATGACAATTGTTTATACGTGTGCTTCCATTCTAGGAAACATCGGAAAAGCGCTTGCCATCATTTTACTCGTTCTGCAATTATCAAGTGGAGGTGGTACGTTCCCGATAGAGGTGACTCCAAATTTTTATCAAACAATTCATCCGTTCATGCCATTTTCCTATGCTATAGACTTACTAAGGGAAGCCGTCGGAGGAGCCATTACCTTTCTAGTATGGAAAAATATCATGCACCTCCTCGTATTCTGGTTAATCGCATTAGCCATCGGCCATATGTTAAAGCCACTCCTAGCAGCCAGAATAGAAGAAACATACAAAAAATCAAAATCCAGCAGACTAATCGAATAA
- a CDS encoding TetR/AcrR family transcriptional regulator, translated as MESNKKARILEAATKSFAHFGYKATTVDQVAKIAKVGKGTIYTYFANKEELFKEIIDDLARQMRVVASELIIPGNSFISNFTAALHGVVEFREKHELTIKLSQEVKEMGTPVVAEALQSIENEICAFIESRIIKAVERGELRNCNPKITAFLMFKMYINLVSDWKDRYEPLPKEEVANLIKLYFIDGLGNQI; from the coding sequence GTGGAATCGAATAAAAAAGCACGTATTTTAGAGGCGGCTACGAAATCCTTTGCCCACTTTGGCTATAAGGCGACTACTGTCGACCAAGTAGCAAAGATCGCAAAGGTTGGTAAGGGTACTATATATACTTATTTTGCAAACAAAGAAGAGTTATTTAAAGAGATTATCGATGATCTTGCTCGGCAGATGAGAGTGGTTGCTTCTGAATTAATCATACCAGGCAATTCTTTTATATCGAATTTTACAGCTGCGTTACATGGTGTAGTTGAGTTCAGAGAGAAGCATGAGCTAACGATTAAGCTTTCTCAAGAAGTGAAAGAGATGGGAACGCCAGTAGTTGCTGAAGCATTGCAATCTATCGAAAACGAAATATGTGCGTTTATTGAATCGCGCATTATCAAAGCGGTAGAAAGAGGAGAATTACGAAATTGCAATCCGAAAATTACTGCATTTCTTATGTTTAAAATGTATATAAATTTAGTAAGTGACTGGAAGGATCGTTATGAACCATTACCAAAGGAAGAAGTAGCAAACTTAATAAAGCTTTATTTTATTGATGGGCTAGGAAATCAGATTTGA
- a CDS encoding nitroreductase family protein, producing the protein MSNGDGFIDLNFNRKLPLDQVAHVSDYANKIIKRKKVLAFSDREVEQEVIETAVKAAGTSPSGANQQPWKFITVKDPLVKKKVRVAAEADAKMNGAASTKAYLEEAPYLVVLFRENYSVKAKRNGEWKKVRHYYPFESTAICAGFFLAALENSGLDSIIHSPFDELSSILNRPKNETPTAVFAVGFAEKTNGTFNHSSGSATKLVIGDIDMGKKIADVSTSLPDIDPLTLAKNYYAEIKRRRNIRDFSTEDVEEELIIRSLKAAISSPSAGNTQPYRFAVVKNIEVKKVIREQAENEEKKLYEERISTEWKEALAPLATNWMKPHLTDAPYLIIAFKVIDKEQSGHSDVEVLGSYDKQHALLATGMSVGVLIGALHFAGLATLTYTPSPMAFLRDLLNRPKNEMPESFYQ; encoded by the coding sequence GTGAGTAATGGTGATGGTTTTATAGATTTAAATTTTAATAGAAAGCTGCCCCTTGATCAGGTGGCTCATGTAAGTGATTACGCTAATAAAATAATAAAACGTAAGAAGGTACTAGCATTTTCAGATCGCGAGGTTGAACAAGAAGTAATCGAGACAGCCGTAAAAGCTGCAGGGACAAGCCCATCTGGTGCAAATCAGCAGCCATGGAAATTCATAACAGTAAAAGATCCCCTCGTGAAAAAGAAAGTGCGTGTAGCAGCCGAAGCTGATGCGAAGATGAACGGTGCAGCAAGTACTAAAGCGTACTTAGAAGAGGCGCCTTATTTAGTCGTGCTTTTTCGTGAAAATTACAGCGTTAAGGCTAAGCGGAATGGCGAGTGGAAAAAGGTACGTCATTATTATCCTTTTGAATCTACTGCTATTTGTGCAGGTTTTTTTCTAGCTGCACTGGAGAACTCAGGGTTAGATAGTATTATACATTCCCCGTTTGATGAACTTTCTAGCATTTTAAACAGACCTAAAAATGAAACGCCCACCGCTGTTTTTGCGGTAGGTTTTGCAGAGAAAACGAATGGGACCTTCAATCACTCTAGTGGATCCGCAACAAAACTAGTGATTGGTGATATTGATATGGGAAAAAAGATTGCTGACGTGAGTACTAGTTTACCTGACATTGATCCATTAACACTAGCAAAAAACTATTATGCAGAAATAAAACGACGAAGAAATATACGTGATTTTTCCACTGAGGATGTCGAAGAGGAATTGATTATTCGTTCGTTAAAGGCTGCTATATCGTCGCCTTCGGCTGGAAACACACAGCCTTATCGCTTTGCAGTAGTCAAAAATATTGAAGTTAAAAAGGTCATTCGTGAGCAGGCCGAAAATGAAGAGAAAAAGCTTTATGAAGAGCGAATATCTACTGAGTGGAAAGAAGCACTAGCTCCACTAGCCACGAATTGGATGAAGCCACACCTTACAGACGCACCATATTTAATCATTGCTTTTAAAGTTATCGACAAGGAGCAAAGCGGACACTCCGATGTTGAAGTTTTGGGCAGCTACGACAAGCAACACGCTCTATTAGCAACAGGAATGTCAGTAGGAGTATTAATTGGCGCACTCCACTTCGCCGGACTTGCAACTCTGACATATACACCGAGTCCAATGGCATTTTTAAGAGATTTATTAAATAGACCTAAAAACGAAATGCCCGAGTCGTTTTACCAGTAG
- the sda gene encoding sporulation histidine kinase inhibitor Sda produces the protein MKKLNDESLIEAYIKSMEINVSQHFIDLLEEELKERGLFDKVISKIRG, from the coding sequence ATGAAAAAATTAAATGATGAATCGCTAATTGAAGCATATATAAAGTCGATGGAAATCAATGTTAGCCAACATTTCATAGATTTACTAGAAGAAGAGTTAAAAGAGAGGGGGCTTTTTGACAAGGTGATTTCAAAAATACGAGGTTGA
- a CDS encoding helix-turn-helix domain-containing protein, which yields MRREWLIKLRKSKGLTQEQVASAAFIDRAFFSQVETGKRNPGFDVAANIANVLDFDPMIFFQEHLKEIPSSLSLPNDNIHHNLQSISNGEILYLYKEIGKYIQNLHTFVETGIDQGTYVFIFDTNKNNTEVLKRISAQNRLKYIYTINKDEINNTPPHKLYDNIINKLYDLNTAKTIRVWINKETTGRTDWFDKLDSLYKLMQKKIDGKNFLFSCSYEASHISADRYINMMRVYSLLMTDNEIVVSPLYKQGNHKFILPSLFIE from the coding sequence TTGAGAAGAGAATGGTTAATTAAGCTGAGAAAATCAAAAGGACTAACACAAGAGCAAGTTGCTTCAGCTGCATTTATAGATAGAGCATTTTTTTCTCAAGTAGAAACTGGAAAACGTAACCCTGGATTTGATGTTGCTGCCAACATTGCTAATGTTTTAGATTTTGATCCGATGATATTTTTTCAAGAACACCTCAAAGAGATTCCAAGTAGTTTAAGTCTTCCTAATGATAATATCCATCATAACTTGCAATCTATTAGTAATGGCGAAATATTATATCTTTACAAAGAAATTGGAAAGTACATTCAAAACTTACATACATTTGTCGAAACTGGAATTGATCAGGGAACTTACGTATTTATATTTGATACTAATAAAAATAATACGGAGGTTCTAAAAAGGATTAGTGCACAAAATCGTTTAAAATATATATACACCATCAATAAAGATGAAATTAATAACACTCCCCCTCATAAACTATACGATAATATAATAAATAAGCTTTACGATTTAAATACAGCTAAGACAATCCGTGTGTGGATTAACAAGGAAACTACTGGCCGTACCGATTGGTTTGATAAATTGGATAGCTTATATAAACTTATGCAAAAAAAAATTGACGGTAAAAATTTTTTGTTTTCCTGCTCATACGAGGCAAGTCATATATCTGCCGACCGTTATATTAACATGATGAGAGTTTACTCCCTTTTAATGACAGATAACGAAATTGTTGTCTCCCCACTATACAAACAAGGCAACCACAAATTCATACTCCCCTCCCTCTTCATCGAATAA
- a CDS encoding GNAT family N-acetyltransferase yields MIDQHSYHYRPMQKKDIASIVEINHMYLDYSSNSFLLKKLTKEQVLATMKNGVNEYYVVEFEDKGTVVGYIEIAPQIERNILDEVSWKKDVQVNPLKTKRYQYIEQVATHRDYLGSGVGTFLYRSLLSSATKPTAAFVATKPIKNEASIHFHEKLGFKRIGTYTADTFLHFKNYESILYWQTGTDLIRR; encoded by the coding sequence ATGATTGATCAACATTCCTACCATTATCGTCCAATGCAGAAAAAGGACATTGCTTCCATAGTTGAAATCAATCATATGTACTTAGACTATTCTTCTAATAGTTTTTTGCTTAAAAAGTTAACGAAAGAGCAAGTTCTAGCAACAATGAAAAATGGAGTTAACGAGTATTATGTAGTGGAGTTTGAAGACAAGGGTACGGTAGTAGGTTATATAGAAATTGCGCCTCAAATAGAAAGGAATATATTAGATGAAGTTTCTTGGAAAAAGGATGTGCAAGTGAATCCTCTAAAAACAAAACGTTATCAATATATTGAGCAAGTAGCCACTCATCGTGATTATCTTGGCTCAGGAGTAGGTACTTTTCTATATCGTTCATTACTAAGCTCAGCTACTAAACCAACAGCTGCTTTTGTAGCTACAAAACCAATCAAAAACGAAGCATCGATACACTTTCATGAAAAACTAGGCTTTAAACGTATCGGAACCTACACCGCTGACACCTTTCTTCACTTCAAAAACTACGAAAGCATCCTATATTGGCAAACAGGGACGGACCTCATTCGCCGATAA
- a CDS encoding GNAT family N-acetyltransferase: MNNSNKFIGTFVNNMYAILLGIGISNIIFVQSLNIMNLHESIMALFVTSVVLLYWWDWSEYIEEEVKSTKAEFIIDFMILICLQMLFANFNQPQDLAMYFVVLGCLDLLWVLNYIYFMKHESLQSNMKAKPWILEKVFCIGVYLLAWMILNTYSFSTYINIAIIIASFVIVRNLGFVQVRRKMKFMFEKATDADVSQMIEIHQTYHRRERKEGSLSKQLDVYEISNIIESKKERFYVAKTVGGLTIGFIELTKYTSLEQLPSVSWHSDNISDALMKNSCFLYVDQIAVRENYHNKGVAKYMYTNILERYRDATIITPIPTAPNRNTNAIVAHENIGFKEVGLINTTENGKWKVCSIFILTENRDELEHMTNAEEVPMKGVSTS; encoded by the coding sequence TTGAATAATTCTAACAAGTTTATAGGAACTTTTGTTAATAACATGTATGCCATTTTATTGGGGATTGGAATTAGTAATATTATTTTTGTGCAATCCTTAAACATTATGAATCTACATGAATCAATAATGGCGCTTTTCGTCACTTCGGTTGTTTTGCTTTATTGGTGGGATTGGAGCGAATATATCGAAGAAGAAGTGAAAAGCACAAAAGCCGAATTTATTATCGATTTTATGATATTAATCTGTTTACAAATGCTATTCGCTAACTTCAATCAACCACAAGATTTAGCGATGTACTTTGTAGTTTTAGGGTGCTTAGATCTGTTGTGGGTGTTAAATTATATATATTTTATGAAGCATGAATCGTTGCAATCGAACATGAAAGCGAAGCCTTGGATATTAGAAAAAGTGTTCTGTATCGGCGTTTATTTACTCGCATGGATGATACTGAACACGTATAGTTTTTCAACTTACATAAATATTGCGATTATCATCGCTAGCTTTGTCATTGTAAGGAATTTAGGATTCGTGCAAGTTCGGAGAAAAATGAAGTTTATGTTTGAGAAAGCAACTGATGCCGACGTCTCTCAAATGATAGAAATACACCAAACCTATCATCGAAGAGAAAGGAAAGAAGGCTCCTTATCGAAACAACTAGATGTTTATGAAATAAGCAACATCATTGAGTCTAAAAAGGAGCGGTTTTATGTTGCAAAAACGGTTGGGGGACTTACGATCGGCTTTATCGAGTTAACAAAATATACATCTCTTGAGCAGTTGCCTTCTGTGAGCTGGCACTCTGACAATATTTCCGATGCTTTAATGAAAAATAGTTGTTTTCTGTATGTTGATCAAATTGCTGTTAGAGAAAATTATCATAATAAAGGCGTGGCAAAATATATGTATACTAATATATTGGAACGCTACAGAGATGCAACTATTATCACGCCAATTCCAACAGCACCAAATAGAAATACAAATGCGATTGTTGCGCACGAGAATATTGGTTTTAAAGAAGTAGGGTTAATAAATACAACAGAAAACGGCAAATGGAAAGTGTGCTCTATATTTATCCTAACGGAGAATCGAGACGAGCTAGAACATATGACGAATGCGGAAGAAGTACCGATGAAAGGGGTGAGCACGTCATGA